A portion of the Nitratidesulfovibrio termitidis HI1 genome contains these proteins:
- a CDS encoding glycosyltransferase family 2 protein, with product MQNKNITSLSVVLPVYNEQDNLPALFEEIRRSIANIGKEWEVLFVDDGSKDRSLEVIKTLAADHPQIRYLSFRKNCGQSAAFAAGFQAARHEVIVTMDADLQNDPADIPAMLIEFERGYDMVIGWRAKRKDTFAKRIASRWANAIRNRLTGETVKDTGCSLKILRTTMARHIPMFTGMHRFLPTLMKMQGATVSELKVNHRPRLHGVSKYGAFSRAKTAAFDLLAVAWMKRRYINYDIAERN from the coding sequence ATGCAGAACAAGAACATCACCTCTCTTTCCGTCGTGCTGCCCGTGTACAACGAACAGGACAACCTGCCCGCCCTGTTCGAGGAAATCCGCCGCTCCATCGCCAACATCGGCAAGGAGTGGGAAGTGCTGTTCGTGGACGACGGCAGCAAGGACCGCAGCCTTGAGGTCATCAAGACCCTTGCGGCGGATCATCCCCAGATTCGCTACCTGTCGTTCCGCAAGAACTGCGGGCAGTCCGCCGCCTTTGCCGCCGGGTTCCAGGCCGCGCGCCACGAGGTCATCGTGACCATGGACGCCGACCTGCAGAACGACCCTGCCGACATCCCCGCCATGCTCATCGAATTCGAACGCGGGTACGACATGGTCATCGGCTGGCGCGCCAAGCGCAAGGACACCTTTGCCAAGCGCATCGCCTCCAGGTGGGCCAACGCCATCCGCAACCGCCTGACCGGCGAGACGGTGAAGGACACCGGTTGCTCGCTGAAGATATTGCGCACCACCATGGCCCGGCACATCCCCATGTTTACCGGCATGCACCGCTTTCTGCCCACGCTGATGAAGATGCAGGGCGCCACCGTGTCCGAACTGAAGGTGAACCACCGTCCGCGCCTGCACGGCGTGTCCAAGTACGGCGCCTTCAGCCGCGCCAAGACCGCCGCCTTCGATCTGCTGGCCGTGGCGTGGATGAAGCGCCGCTACATCAACTACGACATCGCCGAGCGCAACTGA
- a CDS encoding TVP38/TMEM64 family protein, which translates to MTNRPTRLLKRVLKGAFVFLGLAAAIALLRLSGLHDALDTAWVDANIRDHGVAGLALYLGVGCLLTAVGMPRQVVSFLGGYAFGAVLGTVWGTLATAMSCVVTFYYARLAGQSFVARRFSRRVAKINAFLGRDPFAMSFIIRCLPVGNNVLTNLLAGVSAIPALPFIAGSAAGYVPQTFIFALLGSGVRVSPELRTTASAVLFVLSSLLGYLLYRRYRVDDTLEAPEDGPEDGPEGRPDGGSQSSPSDKGA; encoded by the coding sequence ATGACCAACCGCCCCACCCGACTTCTCAAACGCGTGCTCAAGGGTGCGTTCGTCTTTCTCGGCCTTGCCGCCGCCATTGCGCTGTTGCGCCTCTCCGGCCTGCACGACGCCCTGGACACCGCCTGGGTGGATGCCAACATCCGCGACCACGGCGTTGCCGGTCTGGCCCTGTACCTTGGCGTGGGCTGCCTGCTCACCGCCGTGGGCATGCCCCGGCAGGTGGTCAGCTTTCTGGGCGGCTACGCCTTCGGCGCGGTGCTGGGCACCGTGTGGGGCACGCTGGCCACGGCCATGAGCTGCGTGGTCACCTTCTACTATGCGCGCCTTGCCGGGCAGTCGTTCGTGGCGCGCCGCTTCAGCCGCAGGGTGGCCAAAATCAACGCCTTCCTCGGGCGCGACCCGTTTGCCATGTCGTTCATCATCCGCTGCCTGCCCGTGGGCAACAACGTGCTGACCAACCTGCTGGCCGGGGTCAGCGCCATTCCCGCGCTGCCGTTCATTGCCGGGTCCGCCGCCGGGTATGTGCCGCAAACGTTCATCTTCGCCCTGCTGGGCAGCGGCGTACGCGTTTCTCCAGAATTGCGCACCACTGCCAGCGCCGTGCTGTTCGTCCTGTCCAGCCTGCTGGGCTACCTGCTGTACCGCCGCTACCGGGTGGACGACACCCTGGAAGCTCCAGAGGACGGACCGGAAGACGGACCGGAAGGCAGACCGGACGGCGGCAGCCAATCCTCGCCCTCCGACAAGGGCGCATAG
- the metG gene encoding methionine--tRNA ligase — MATIQATASAPGVRRGRASYRKGGAADPYRPQRPNRETHVDRFYITTPIYYVNAKPHLGHAYTTIVADSLRRFHRLLGKDTYFLTGTDEHGDKIVQAAEKAGCSPQEFVDGVSTQFRDLWPHLGVEYDQFIRTTDAEHKKCVQDVLQKVYDSGDIYFGEYGGHYCYGCERFYTEKELENGLCPQHQVKPEYISEKNYFFRMSKYQGWLRQYILDNPDFIRPERYRSEVLGILDSGALEDLCISRPKSRLTWGIELPFDKDYVCYVWFDALINYISALGWPDGEKFGRFWPGVQHLVAKDILKPHAVFWPTMLKAAGLEPYNNLNVHGYWLVRDTKMSKSLGNVVDPLSMIDKYGLSAFRYFLLREMHFGSDASFSEDALVARLNADLANDLGNLFSRVLSMTAKYFGGVVPAQGPLTEEDEAIRTLAEEAQRNYVRLFERVRFSNALESLWELVRALNRYVDHAAPWALFKQGDTERLGTVMYVMLECMRKVAVHLWPVMPEASTVLLGQLGQTLDPATVQLADEADRWGGLAAGTTVAASSNLFPRVELEKTEEAKPAKAEGKKKEKAAAPAQAAAQSAAPAAGDEPATIEFADFQKLDIRFGTVVVVERHPNADKLLRVEVDLGEAAPRQIVAGLAEYFEPDFLLGRQVAVVANLAPRKLRGLESQGMILAVRTESGMQLVAASGPVANGAKVS, encoded by the coding sequence ATGGCGACCATACAGGCAACAGCTTCCGCCCCCGGCGTGCGCCGGGGGCGGGCATCATATCGCAAGGGCGGCGCGGCAGACCCGTACCGCCCGCAGCGCCCGAATCGGGAGACTCACGTGGACCGCTTCTACATCACCACCCCCATCTACTACGTCAACGCCAAGCCGCATCTCGGCCATGCCTACACCACCATCGTGGCCGACTCGTTGCGCCGCTTCCACCGCCTGCTGGGCAAGGACACCTATTTCCTGACCGGCACCGACGAGCACGGCGACAAGATCGTGCAGGCCGCCGAAAAGGCCGGGTGCTCGCCGCAGGAATTCGTGGACGGCGTGAGCACGCAGTTTCGCGACCTGTGGCCGCATCTGGGCGTGGAGTATGACCAGTTCATCCGCACCACCGACGCGGAACACAAGAAGTGCGTGCAGGACGTGTTGCAGAAGGTCTACGACAGCGGCGACATCTACTTCGGGGAATACGGCGGCCACTACTGCTACGGGTGCGAGCGGTTCTACACCGAGAAGGAACTGGAAAACGGCCTCTGTCCACAGCACCAGGTGAAGCCGGAATACATCAGCGAGAAGAACTACTTTTTCCGCATGTCAAAGTATCAGGGGTGGCTGCGCCAGTACATTCTGGACAACCCCGACTTCATCCGGCCCGAGCGCTACCGCAGCGAAGTGCTGGGCATTCTGGACAGCGGCGCGCTGGAAGACCTGTGCATCTCGCGGCCCAAGTCCCGCCTGACCTGGGGCATCGAACTGCCGTTCGACAAGGACTACGTGTGCTACGTGTGGTTCGACGCGCTGATCAACTACATCTCCGCGCTGGGCTGGCCCGATGGCGAGAAGTTCGGTCGCTTCTGGCCCGGCGTGCAGCATCTGGTGGCCAAGGACATCCTGAAGCCGCACGCGGTATTCTGGCCCACCATGCTGAAGGCGGCGGGGCTGGAGCCCTACAACAATCTGAATGTGCACGGCTACTGGCTGGTGCGCGACACCAAGATGTCCAAATCGCTGGGCAACGTGGTGGACCCGCTGTCCATGATCGACAAGTACGGTCTGAGCGCCTTCCGCTACTTTTTGCTGCGCGAGATGCACTTCGGCAGTGACGCCAGCTTTTCGGAAGACGCGCTGGTGGCCCGCCTGAACGCGGACCTTGCCAACGACCTCGGCAACCTGTTCAGCCGCGTGCTGTCCATGACCGCCAAGTACTTCGGCGGCGTGGTGCCCGCGCAGGGGCCGCTGACCGAGGAAGACGAGGCCATCCGTACCCTGGCGGAAGAGGCTCAACGCAACTACGTGCGGCTGTTCGAGCGGGTGCGTTTTTCCAACGCGCTGGAATCGCTGTGGGAGCTGGTGCGGGCCCTGAATCGTTACGTGGACCATGCCGCGCCGTGGGCCCTGTTCAAGCAGGGCGACACCGAGCGTCTGGGCACCGTCATGTACGTGATGCTGGAATGCATGCGCAAGGTGGCCGTGCACCTGTGGCCGGTGATGCCCGAGGCTTCCACTGTGTTGCTGGGGCAACTGGGCCAGACACTGGACCCTGCCACCGTGCAATTGGCTGACGAGGCCGACCGCTGGGGCGGGCTGGCCGCCGGGACCACCGTGGCGGCATCGTCCAACCTGTTCCCCCGCGTGGAACTGGAAAAGACGGAAGAAGCCAAACCCGCCAAGGCGGAAGGCAAGAAGAAGGAGAAGGCCGCCGCGCCCGCGCAGGCTGCCGCCCAATCCGCCGCGCCTGCTGCTGGCGACGAACCCGCCACCATAGAGTTTGCCGATTTCCAGAAGCTGGACATCCGCTTCGGCACTGTGGTGGTGGTGGAACGCCACCCCAACGCCGACAAGCTGCTGCGTGTGGAAGTGGACCTTGGCGAGGCTGCTCCGCGCCAGATCGTGGCCGGGCTTGCTGAATACTTCGAACCGGACTTCCTGCTGGGGCGTCAGGTGGCCGTGGTGGCCAACCTTGCCCCGCGCAAGCTGCGCGGCCTGGAATCGCAGGGGATGATCCTTGCCGTGCGCACCGAAAGCGGCATGCAACTGGTGGCCGCGTCCGGCCCGGTGGCCAACGGGGCCAAGGTGTCGTAA
- the ricT gene encoding PSP1 domain-containing protein, producing MERILGIKFREYGQIYYFLSGGQPVAVGDRVIVETDQGQGIGEVVTLRDDLPEDAGEAEADLRPILRVASGEDLEQAAENEKLGDEARAFCNECIRGRDLEMKLVDVEVFFDRSKIIFYFTAPTRIDFRELVKDLVKNYRTRIELRQIGVRHETQMIGAVGNCGMVCCCRRFLRKFAPVTIKMAKEQNLFLNPAKISGICGRLLCCLSYEQENYEEFHRRCPRLGKKYLTSRGAVKVLRANMFRGSLALLTESNEEVEVTLEEWQQMEPRRPEQGGGGPAGGHGGNMPRPDGQHERRADGPEGQPREGRDGRRPERGDRPERGERGDRPERSDRADRPDRSDRSDRGERRDGRAPQAQPAPSAPHDAPRPAREAAPAGSIAQAAFAATFDTFMTGGPVPQAEGADAPVVVETGPAALTGDGAVSTPADAAAPITSVATVAPVTTAASAAGGESVVPAGVPAGSGEPYGGTAPQASGTGAAAPEAGSSQNQPGAAPAVQAPVVAPTVASAPAAIAMPRARGPLKNTDPSTLRSSRGRRKRKRRPSGPREGGEGGSGGGHDGGHGNE from the coding sequence ATGGAACGAATACTTGGCATCAAGTTCCGTGAATACGGACAGATATACTATTTTCTCAGCGGTGGTCAGCCCGTTGCCGTGGGTGACAGGGTGATCGTGGAAACCGATCAGGGGCAGGGCATCGGCGAAGTGGTGACCCTGCGCGACGACCTGCCGGAAGACGCGGGCGAGGCCGAGGCCGACCTTCGGCCCATCCTGCGCGTGGCAAGCGGCGAGGACCTGGAGCAGGCAGCGGAAAACGAGAAGCTGGGCGACGAGGCCCGCGCCTTCTGCAACGAGTGCATCCGGGGCCGCGACCTGGAGATGAAGCTGGTGGACGTGGAGGTATTCTTCGACCGCAGCAAGATCATCTTCTATTTCACGGCGCCGACCCGTATCGACTTCCGCGAACTGGTCAAGGACCTGGTCAAGAACTACCGCACCCGCATTGAACTGCGCCAGATCGGCGTGCGTCACGAAACGCAGATGATCGGCGCGGTGGGCAACTGCGGCATGGTCTGCTGCTGCCGCCGCTTTTTGCGCAAGTTCGCCCCGGTGACCATCAAGATGGCCAAGGAACAGAATCTGTTCCTGAACCCGGCCAAGATTTCCGGCATCTGCGGGCGCCTGCTGTGCTGCCTGAGCTACGAGCAGGAAAACTACGAGGAATTCCACCGGCGCTGCCCGCGCCTGGGCAAGAAGTACCTGACCTCGCGCGGCGCGGTGAAGGTACTGCGCGCCAACATGTTCCGGGGCAGTCTGGCCCTGCTGACCGAATCCAATGAAGAGGTCGAGGTCACGCTGGAAGAATGGCAGCAGATGGAACCGCGCCGACCGGAGCAGGGCGGCGGTGGTCCCGCTGGCGGTCACGGCGGCAACATGCCGCGCCCGGACGGGCAGCATGAACGCCGCGCGGATGGGCCGGAAGGTCAGCCGCGCGAGGGGCGTGACGGGCGCAGGCCCGAGCGTGGGGACAGGCCGGAACGGGGTGAACGTGGCGATCGGCCGGAGCGATCGGACAGGGCTGACAGGCCCGACCGTTCGGATCGTTCGGATCGTGGAGAACGGCGCGATGGACGTGCCCCACAGGCCCAGCCCGCCCCGTCCGCGCCTCATGACGCTCCGCGCCCCGCGCGCGAGGCCGCTCCGGCTGGCAGCATCGCCCAGGCCGCGTTTGCCGCAACCTTCGATACGTTCATGACCGGCGGCCCCGTACCGCAGGCCGAAGGGGCGGATGCCCCGGTGGTCGTGGAGACAGGTCCCGCGGCCCTGACCGGTGACGGCGCTGTTTCCACCCCGGCGGATGCGGCAGCCCCGATTACCTCGGTTGCTACGGTTGCGCCGGTTACTACGGCTGCTTCCGCTGCGGGGGGCGAGTCTGTTGTTCCGGCGGGGGTACCTGCCGGGTCGGGCGAACCCTACGGTGGCACTGCGCCGCAGGCGTCCGGCACAGGGGCAGCGGCTCCTGAAGCTGGTTCGTCCCAAAACCAGCCCGGTGCTGCACCTGCCGTACAGGCACCTGTAGTGGCACCGACCGTGGCGAGCGCACCGGCGGCCATCGCCATGCCCCGCGCGCGCGGCCCGTTGAAAAACACCGACCCGTCCACCCTGCGGTCCAGCCGGGGGCGGCGCAAGCGCAAGCGGCGGCCTTCCGGTCCCCGTGAAGGCGGAGAGGGCGGTTCCGGCGGCGGGCACGACGGCGGCCACGGCAACGAATAA
- a CDS encoding HDIG domain-containing metalloprotein, with protein MLPRTEAIELLRSHNPEPHLVQHALATEAVMRGLAARFGQDAELWGLAGLLHDIDYPLTKETPERHGLVAVDLIGDRLPPEAVQAIVAHNSEYTGREPASLFDRALRCGESVTGLVSAAALVRPTGMDGMQASSLKKKMKDKAFAASVSRERIRECEAIGLELGEFLTIAIEAMTPAAAELGLTR; from the coding sequence ATGCTCCCCCGCACCGAAGCCATCGAACTGCTGCGCTCGCACAACCCGGAACCCCACCTTGTCCAGCACGCCCTGGCAACCGAGGCCGTCATGCGCGGCCTGGCCGCCCGTTTCGGGCAGGACGCCGAACTCTGGGGCTTGGCCGGGCTGCTGCACGACATCGACTACCCCCTCACCAAGGAAACGCCCGAACGGCACGGTCTGGTTGCCGTGGACCTCATCGGCGACAGGCTGCCGCCGGAAGCCGTGCAGGCCATCGTGGCCCACAACAGCGAATACACCGGACGCGAACCGGCCAGCCTGTTCGACCGCGCCCTGCGCTGCGGCGAAAGCGTGACCGGCCTGGTCAGCGCCGCCGCGCTGGTGCGCCCCACCGGCATGGACGGCATGCAGGCCTCCAGCCTGAAAAAAAAGATGAAGGACAAGGCGTTTGCCGCCAGCGTCAGCCGCGAAAGAATCCGCGAGTGCGAGGCCATAGGCCTTGAGCTTGGCGAATTCCTGACCATCGCCATCGAGGCCATGACGCCTGCTGCCGCAGAACTGGGCCTGACCCGCTAG
- a CDS encoding glycosyltransferase family 2 protein — protein sequence MKLSFVIVAANAAKYIGDCLASVRAAAAEMTGLAESADIIVVDRASTDATIRNARDIAPEAVIVEAPASAGFAAAANLGIARASGDVIIFVDPAVTLSPGAARRLAEHMDTTPACMVAGGMVTGPKDAVLRGAVRLPGLIVKLARLSGLPGRLPRTWFNWPAYGEKHFQQPTRVQAVSLAFAAVKTAALRKLGPLDERFQGDAFTGHDLCRRIRRAVMFDWNVAVVPQARACAQDAFVLRPEVEDFDLNGDGVVRARVRDEMLYVWKNYCVLTSLGNSLLELVGTSMRYVVSALPGIGCDKCARHNAAVLRETSRAMLDTQLGMQYPTTPW from the coding sequence ATGAAGCTCTCGTTCGTCATCGTCGCCGCCAACGCGGCGAAGTACATCGGCGACTGTCTTGCCTCGGTCCGCGCCGCAGCGGCCGAAATGACGGGCCTTGCCGAATCCGCCGACATCATCGTCGTGGACCGCGCCTCCACCGACGCCACCATTCGCAACGCACGCGACATCGCGCCCGAAGCCGTTATCGTCGAAGCCCCGGCCAGCGCCGGTTTTGCCGCCGCCGCAAATCTTGGCATCGCCCGTGCCAGCGGCGATGTGATCATCTTCGTGGACCCCGCCGTCACCCTGAGCCCCGGCGCTGCCCGCCGCCTGGCGGAACACATGGATACCACCCCCGCCTGCATGGTGGCCGGCGGCATGGTCACCGGCCCCAAGGACGCCGTACTGCGCGGCGCCGTCCGCCTGCCCGGCCTTATCGTCAAGCTGGCCCGCCTCAGCGGGCTGCCGGGCCGCCTGCCGCGCACCTGGTTCAACTGGCCCGCCTACGGCGAAAAGCACTTCCAGCAGCCCACCCGCGTGCAGGCCGTCTCGCTGGCGTTCGCCGCCGTGAAGACCGCCGCCCTGCGCAAGCTGGGTCCGCTGGACGAACGTTTTCAGGGCGATGCCTTCACCGGGCACGACCTGTGCCGCCGCATCCGCCGCGCGGTGATGTTCGACTGGAACGTGGCCGTGGTGCCGCAGGCCCGCGCCTGTGCGCAGGACGCCTTTGTCCTGCGGCCCGAAGTAGAGGACTTCGACCTGAACGGCGACGGCGTGGTGCGCGCCCGCGTGCGCGACGAAATGCTATACGTGTGGAAGAACTATTGCGTGCTCACCTCGCTGGGGAACAGCCTGCTGGAACTGGTCGGCACCAGCATGCGCTACGTGGTGTCCGCGCTGCCCGGCATCGGCTGCGACAAGTGCGCCCGCCACAACGCCGCCGTGCTGCGCGAAACATCGCGGGCCATGCTGGATACCCAGCTTGGCATGCAGTACCCCACCACCCCCTGGTAG
- a CDS encoding ATP-dependent 6-phosphofructokinase, whose protein sequence is MPSTRYDNGVLQLDTTIPVLGPAKIPTPLCYGSYADEQGIPLFLDREHIAELGAESVPLLFEPAGPRSHLYFDSSKTKCAIVTCGGLCPGINDVIRAIVMEAYHAYNVPAVIGIRYGLEGFIPKFRHEFMELTPDKVSDIHQFGGTILASSRGPQSPEEVVDALERMNVSALFMIGGDGTMRAASGIVAEIARRNLRISVIGIPKTIDNDINFISQSFGFETAVYKATEAIQCAHVEALGAMNGVGLVKLMGRESGFIAAHATLSLKEVNFVLIPEVGFTLHGEGGLLPALEKRLRSRAHAVIVVAEGAGQHLLEGTGETDASGNPILGDIATLLRTEIKRYCDEHSLPFSLKYIDPSYIIRSVPANANDRVYCGFLGQHAVHAAMAGRTGMVVSKLMDRYVHLPLDLVTRTRRRLNVASDYWRAVLESTGQVDLAGMVPDTTRACPI, encoded by the coding sequence ATGCCCTCGACCCGTTACGACAACGGCGTCCTGCAACTGGACACCACCATTCCCGTCCTGGGACCGGCCAAGATACCCACCCCGCTCTGCTACGGCAGCTACGCCGACGAACAGGGCATCCCCCTGTTCCTCGACCGCGAGCACATCGCCGAACTGGGCGCGGAATCCGTGCCCCTGCTGTTCGAGCCCGCCGGGCCGCGCAGTCACCTGTATTTCGATTCCTCCAAGACCAAGTGCGCCATCGTCACCTGCGGCGGCCTGTGCCCCGGCATCAACGACGTGATCCGGGCCATCGTCATGGAGGCGTACCACGCCTACAACGTGCCCGCCGTCATCGGCATCCGTTACGGGCTGGAAGGGTTCATCCCCAAGTTCCGCCACGAATTCATGGAACTGACCCCGGACAAGGTCTCGGACATCCACCAGTTCGGCGGCACCATCCTGGCCTCGTCGCGCGGGCCGCAGTCGCCCGAAGAAGTGGTGGACGCGCTGGAACGCATGAACGTCAGCGCCCTGTTCATGATCGGCGGCGACGGCACCATGCGCGCGGCGTCGGGCATCGTGGCCGAGATCGCCCGGCGCAACCTGCGCATCTCGGTCATCGGCATCCCCAAGACCATCGACAACGACATCAACTTCATCAGCCAGTCATTCGGCTTCGAAACCGCCGTGTACAAGGCTACCGAAGCCATCCAGTGCGCCCATGTGGAAGCGCTGGGGGCCATGAACGGCGTGGGGCTGGTCAAGCTGATGGGCCGCGAGTCCGGCTTCATCGCCGCGCACGCCACCCTTTCGCTGAAGGAAGTGAACTTCGTGCTCATCCCCGAGGTGGGCTTTACCCTGCACGGCGAAGGGGGCCTGCTGCCCGCGCTGGAAAAGCGGCTGCGCTCGCGCGCCCATGCCGTGATCGTGGTGGCCGAAGGCGCAGGCCAGCACCTGCTGGAAGGCACCGGAGAAACCGACGCCTCGGGCAACCCCATTCTGGGCGACATCGCCACCCTGCTGCGCACCGAAATCAAGCGCTACTGCGACGAGCATTCGCTGCCGTTCTCGCTGAAGTACATCGACCCCAGCTACATCATCCGCTCCGTACCGGCCAACGCCAACGACCGGGTGTACTGCGGCTTTCTGGGCCAGCACGCCGTGCATGCCGCCATGGCCGGGCGCACCGGCATGGTGGTGTCCAAGCTGATGGACCGCTACGTGCACCTGCCGCTGGACCTGGTAACCCGCACCCGGCGCAGGCTGAACGTGGCGTCCGACTACTGGCGGGCGGTGCTGGAGTCCACCGGGCAGGTGGATCTGGCGGGGATGGTGCCGGATACCACCCGCGCCTGCCCCATCTAG